A stretch of the Cucurbita pepo subsp. pepo cultivar mu-cu-16 chromosome LG16, ASM280686v2, whole genome shotgun sequence genome encodes the following:
- the LOC111777111 gene encoding golgin candidate 5, which produces MAWFSGRVSLGNFADLAGAVNKLQESVKNIEKNFDSALGFEEKPESSSDAPGFWQSASEGKTLFDPVRALIGESSEKQELPSSPSPPEVTESSEKQDPSQLQHDLNEKEGIESEQSVPSPLKEPISENDVEVPTEKDDEGSDVQQESQGEAESESPVMPIEVLGSSVQNHEVLESSAEANHESPRMSVESPEPTAEISDSIHNLQQKEILEVETSEHPEIGAKLGGTDVYQDEGSNELSVESQSSSDVHSRSTEEILLADRTNEPMVEVESTDKLKSEVKEPLKLIPQVEVESFDDNQGEGGSETSSVNSGSTEVKEGPRELSSAPFFEDASPRISSSDSNVSDLAIKANETEQQPKDSETETKRQGLSSEENIPGHLDSAHELEKVKADMKMMETALQGAARQSQAKADEIAKLMNENEHLNTVIEELKKKSSDAEIESLREEYHQRVSTLEKKVYSLTKERDTLRREQSRRSDVAALLKEKDEIINQVMAEGEELSKKQASQESQIRKLRAQIRELEEEKKGLITKLQVEENKVDSIKRDKTATEKLLQETIEKHQTELAAQKEYYTTALTVAKEAEALAEARANSEARTELESRLREAEERETMLVQTLEELRQTLSRKEQQAVFREDMLRRDIEDLQKRYQASERRCEELITQVPESTRPLLRQIEAMQETTARRAEAWGAVERSLNSRLQEAEAKAAAAEEREQFVNERLSQTLSRINVLEAQVSCLRAEQTQLSKTLEKERQRAAEIRQEYLAAKEEADTQEGRANQLDEEIRDLRRKHKEELQESLRHRELLQQEIEKEKTARSDLERKAHLHSTAVADHSPIKRHNSTFENGDLARKLSSSTSLGIMEESYFLQASLGSSESLSDRKIAGDVAMSPYYMKSMTPSSFEAALRQKEGELASYVSRLKSLESIRDSLAEELVKLTSQSEKLRAEAAMLPGIRAELEALRRRHSAALELMGERDEELEELRADIVDLKEMYREQVNLLVNKIQTSSSMGAA; this is translated from the exons ATGGCGTGGTTTAGTGGGAGGGTTTCTTTGGGTAACTTTGCGGATCTTGCTGGTGCGGTAAATAAGCTCCAAGAGAGCGTGAAGAATATTGAGAAGAATTTTGACTCTGCTCTTGGGTTTGAAGAGAAGCCGGAATCCAGCAGTGATG CTCCTGGATTCTGGCAATCAGCTTCTGAAGGGAAAACACTCTTCGATCCAGTCAGGGCGTTAATTGGGGAGTCATCAGAGAAACAGGAACTGCCATCTTCACCAAGCCCCCCTGAAGTTACGGAGTCATCAGAAAAACAGGACCCTTCACAGCTTCAACATGATTTGAATGAAAAGGAAGGCATTGAAAGTGAGCAGTCAGTTCCTTCTCCTTTAAAGGAACCAATTTCTGAAAATGATGTTGAAGTTCCCACAGAAAAAGATGACGAAGGGTCAGACGTACAACAGGAAAGCCAAGGAGAAGCAGAGTCTGAATCACCAGTCATGCCTATTGAAGTTCTTGGATCTTCTGTCCAGAACCATGAAGTATTGGAATCTTCTGCCGAAGCCAATCATGAATCACCAAGAATGTCTGTTGAAAGTCCTGAACCCACTGCTGAAATTTCAGATTCCATTCACAATCTACAGCAGAAAGAGATTTTAGAAGTGGAAACTTCCGAACATCCAGAGATTGGTGCCAAGTTAGGGGGAACGGATGTATATCAAGATGAAGGAAGTAATGAGCTGTCGGTTGAATCTCAGAGTTCTTCTGATGTGCATAGCAGAAGTACTGAAGAAATATTGCTAGCAGATAGGACAAATGAACCAATGGTTGAGGTAGAGAGCACCGATAAATTAAAATCAGAAGTAAAGGAGCCCTTAAAACTGATTCCACAGGTTGAAGTTGAGTCATTTGATGATAACCAGGGTGAAGGTGGTAGTGAAACTTCTAGCGTAAATTCTGGTAGCACTGAGGTAAAAGAAGGCCCTCGGGAATTGTCAAGTGCCCCATTCTTTGAGGACGCTTCTCCGCGAATTTCTAGTTCAGATTCTAATGTAAGTGATCTAGCAATTAAAGCAAATGAAACGGAGCAGCAACCTAAAGATAGTGAGACAGAAACCAAAAGACAAGGTTTGAGCTCAGAGGAAAATATACCTGGTCATTTAGATTCTGCGCATGAACTAGAGAAGGTGAAGGctgatatgaaaatgatggaAACAGCATTGCAAGGTGCAGCAAGACAATCTCAG GCAAAGGCTGATGAGATAGCGAAattgatgaatgaaaatgaGCATTTGAATACTGTGATCGAAGAATTAAag AAAAAATCGAGTGATGCGGAAATTGAATCGTTGCGAGAGGAATACCATCAGAGAGTCTCAACTCTTGAAAAGAAg GTATATTCTCTTACTAAGGAGAGGGATACACTTAGGAGGGAGCAAAGTAGAAGGAGTGATGTGGCTGCTcttttgaaggaaaaagatgaaataattaatcaaGTTATGGCAGAAG GCGAGGAGCTTTCAAAGAAGCAGGCTTCTCAAGAATCTCAGATTAGGAAATTAAGGGCCCAG ATAAGAGAgcttgaagaagagaagaagggaTTAATTACCAAGCTTCAG gtggaagaaaataaagtagaTAGCATCAAGAGGGACAAAACTGCTACAGAGAAATTGCTGCAAGAAACAATAGAAAAGCACCAAACCGAACTAGCAGCACAGAAAGAGTACTATACAACTGCCTTAACTGTTGCCAAGGAGGCCGAAGCGCTAGCAGAGGCACGTGCAAACAGTGAAGCCAGAACTGAGCTAGAAAGTCGTCTTAGGGAGGCTGAGGAACGTGAAACAATGCTAGTTCAGACACTTGAAGAATTAAGACAAACATTAAGTAGAAAGGAGCAGCAG GCCGTCTTTAGAGAAGACATGCTTCGTAGGGACATCGAGGACCTTCAAAAGCGTTACCAA GCAAGTGAGCGACGTTGTGAGGAATTGATCACTCAAGTCCCAGAGTCCACAAGGCCTCTTTTGAGGCAGATTGAAGCAATGCAG GAAACAACTGCTAGAAGGGCAGAAGCGTGGGGTGCTGTTGAAAGATCTCTTAACTCTAGACTTCAG GAAGCAGAAGCCaaagctgctgctgctgaagAGAGAGAACAATTTGTAAATGAACGCTTGTCCCAAACCTTATCTAGAATTAATGTTCTCGAGGCGCAG GTCTCATGCCTTAGAGCAGAACAGACTCAATTAAGCAAAACCCTCGAAAAGGAGAGACAGCGAGCAGCTGAAATCAGGCAGGAATATCTTGCAGCAAAAGAGGAAGCTGACACTCAAGAGGGTCGTGCAAACCAacttgatgaagaaatcaggGATCTTCGAAGGAAACACAAGGAAGAGTTGCAAGAGTCTCTTAGGCATAGAGAGCTGCTGCAGCAG GAgattgaaaaggagaaaactGCCAGATCAGATTTGGAGAGGAAAGCTCATCTCCATTCTACTGCTGTGGCTGATCATAGCCCCATAAAACGGCATAATTCGACTTTTGAGAATG GTGACTTGGCACGTAAGCTCTCAAGTTCTACTAGCCTAGGAATCATGGAGGAAAGCTATTTTCTTCAAGCGTCTTTAGGCTCATCTGAAAGTTTATCTGATAGGAAAATTGCTGGGGACGTAGCCATGAGTCCATACTATATGAAAAGCATGACTCCTAGTTCTTTTGAGGCTGCTCTCCGTCAGAAGGAAGGAGAACTTGCATCTTACGTCTCTCGATTG AAATCGCTGGAATCTATCCGTGACTCTCTTGCTGAGGAGCTAGTGAAGTTAACGTCACAG AGTGAGAAGTTAAGAGCAGAGGCTGCTATGTTACCTGGCATACGAGCAGAACTTGAAGCGCTAAGGAGAAGGCACTCGGCTGCGCTAGAGCTGATGGGAGAACGTGATGAGGAG